A single region of the Eulemur rufifrons isolate Redbay chromosome 8, OSU_ERuf_1, whole genome shotgun sequence genome encodes:
- the LOC138390122 gene encoding heterogeneous nuclear ribonucleoprotein A3-like — protein MEGHDPKEPEQLRKLFIGGLSFETTDDSLREHFEKWGTLTDCVVMRDPQTKRSRGFGFVTYSCVEEVDAAMCARPHKVDGHVVEPKRAVSREDSVKPGAHLTVKKIFVGGIKEDTEEYNLRDYFEKYGKIETIEVMEDRQSGKKRGFAFVTFDDRDTVDKIVIQKYHTINGHNCEVKKALSKQEMQSAGSQRGRGGGSGNFMGRGGNFGGGGGNFGRGGNFGGRGGYGGGGGGSRGSYGGGDGGNYGGGPGYSSRGGYGGGPGYGNQGGGYGGGGGGYDGYNEGGNFGGGNYGGGGNYNDFGNYSGQQQSNYGPMKGGSFGGRSLGSPYGGGYGSGGGSGGYGSRRF, from the exons ATGGAG GGCCATGATCCAAAGGAACCAGAGCAGTTAAGAAAACTGTTTATTGGTGGTCTGAGCTTTGAAACTACAGATGATAGTTTAAgagaacattttgagaaatggggGACACTCACAGATTGTGTGGTAATGAGAGACCCCCAAACGAAACGTTCTAGGGGCTTTGGTTTTGTGACTTACTCTTGTGTTGAAGAGGTGGATGCAGCAATGTGTGCTCGACCACACAAGGTTGATGGGCATGTTGTGGAACCAAAGAGAGCTGTTTCTAGAGAGGATTCTGTAAAGCCTGGTGCCCATCTAACAGTGAAGAAAATTTTTGTTGGTGGTATTAAAGAAGATACAGAAGAGTATAATTTGAGAGACTACTTTGAAAAGTATGGCAAGATTGAAACCATAGAAGTTATGGAAGACAGGCAGAGTGGAAAAAAGAGAGGATTTGCTTTTGTAACTTTTGATGATCGTGATACTGTTGATAAAATTGTTATTCAGAAATACCACACTATTAATGGGCATAATTGTGAAGTGAAAAAGGCCCTTTCTAAACAAGAGATGCAGTCTGCTGGATCGCAAAGAGGTCGGGGAGGTGGATCTGGCAACTTTATGGGTCGTGGAGGAAActttggaggtggtggaggtAATTTTGGCCGTGGTGGAAACTTTGGTGGAAGAGGAGGctatggtggtggaggtggtggcagCAGAGGTAGTTATGGAGGAGGTGATGGTGGCAACTATGGTGGCGGTCCTGGTTATAGTAGTAGAGGGGGCTATGGTGGTGGACCAGGATATGGAAACCAAGGTGGTGGATATGGTGGCGGTGGAGGAGGATATGATGGTTATAATGAAGGAGGAAATTTTGGAGGTGGTAACTATGGTGGTGGTGGGAACTATAATGATTTTGGAAATTATAGTGGACAACAGCAATCAAATTATGGACCCATGAAAGGGGGCAGTTTTGGTGGAAGAAGCTTGGGCAGTCCATATGGTGGTGGTTATGGATCTGGTGGTGGAAGTGGTGGATATGGTAGCAGAAGGTTCTAA